A region of Silvimonas iriomotensis DNA encodes the following proteins:
- a CDS encoding nitrate reductase subunit alpha, with the protein MSHLIDRLKFFSRTRETFANGHGAVVNEDRKWEDGYRNRWTHDKVVRSTHGVNCTGSCSWRVFVKNGLITWELQQTDYPRTRPDLPNHEPRGCPRGASYSWYVYSAQRVKYPMLRGRLAVLWREARKTLGPIDAWHSIVSDKAKADSYKQVRGQGGFVRSNWDEVTELIAAANAYTAKEYGPDRVIGFSPIPAMSMVSYAAGARYLGLIGGVPLSFYDWYCDLPPASPQVWGEQTDVPESADWYNSTYLMVWGSNIPMTRTPDAHFYTEVRYKGTKTVAVSSDFGEMAKFGDLWLAPKQGTDAALALAMGHVVLNEFHKTGKSDYFTRYGKQYTDFPMLVTLREQGEGYTPDYFLRASMLPDDLGEAKNPDWKTVLIDQNTGALAVPNGTIGSRWHEEGDRKGKWNLELKNLADGAGLDPLLSLKDRADDIVSVGFDYFGGDKDDLLFRNVPARRVTLKDGSTALVATVYDLMLANYGVDNGHGGGNVATSYADDIAYTPKWQERHTGVKAADVITVGREFAQNAHDTHGKSMVVVGAALNHWFNNDMTYRGIINLLMMCGCVGQSGGGWAHYVGQEKLRPQPGWTPLAFGLDWQRPARQMNGTSFFYAHTSQWRHEKLSVAEILGPKAGAGQYDNMALIDFNAKAERMGWLPSAPQLETNPFDITRQADAAGVDPVKFAVEGLKAGTLNMSCEDPDNPKNFPRNLFVWRSNLLGSSGKGHEYFLKYLLGTQNAVFDDETTSIKPGEVKVRPAAEGKLDLLTVLDFRMSTTCLYGDIVLPTATWYEKDDLNTSDMHPFIHPLSEAVQPLWQSKTDWEIYKAIAKKFTEIAGPYLGVQKDLVLTPLMHDSPAELGQPFAPKDWKHGECDLIPGKTAPNMTVVERDYHRIYEKFTTIGPLLKNVNNGGKGIFWQTGHEIDELAALNGVAANGQPRLDTAIDAAEMILTLAPETNGHVAVKSWTALSAVTGRDHTHLANGREHEKIRFRDVQAQPRKIISSPTWSGIESEEVSYNAGYTNVHELIPWRTLTGRQQFYQDHRWMLDFGEGFCVYKPPVDLKTVAPMLGKVPNGEPEIVLNFITPHQKWGIHSTYSDNLRMLTLSRGGPHVWLSEADARKAGIADNDWIEVFNSNGTLTARAVVSQRVPDGMTLMYHAQEKIVNVPGAETSGKRGGIHNSVTRTVTKPTHMIGGYAQQAYGFNYYGTVGANRDEFVIVRKMKHVDWMEAPLEGDKK; encoded by the coding sequence ATGAGTCACCTGATCGACCGCTTGAAGTTTTTCTCCCGCACCCGCGAGACCTTTGCCAACGGCCACGGCGCCGTGGTGAACGAGGACCGCAAATGGGAAGACGGCTACCGCAACCGCTGGACGCACGACAAGGTGGTGCGCTCTACCCACGGCGTGAACTGCACGGGCTCCTGTTCCTGGCGCGTGTTTGTGAAGAACGGGCTGATTACCTGGGAGTTGCAGCAGACCGACTACCCGCGCACGCGGCCTGATCTGCCTAACCATGAACCCCGCGGCTGTCCGCGCGGCGCGTCTTATTCCTGGTATGTGTACTCCGCACAGCGCGTGAAATACCCCATGCTGCGTGGCCGCCTGGCCGTGCTGTGGCGCGAGGCGCGCAAGACGCTCGGCCCCATTGATGCCTGGCATTCGATCGTGTCTGACAAGGCCAAAGCAGACAGCTACAAACAGGTGCGCGGGCAGGGCGGCTTTGTGCGCAGCAACTGGGATGAAGTCACCGAACTGATCGCCGCCGCCAACGCCTATACCGCCAAAGAGTACGGCCCGGATCGCGTGATCGGCTTCAGCCCTATCCCGGCCATGAGCATGGTCAGCTACGCCGCCGGCGCCCGTTACCTGGGCCTGATCGGTGGCGTGCCGCTAAGTTTTTACGACTGGTACTGCGACTTGCCGCCGGCCAGCCCGCAAGTGTGGGGCGAACAGACCGACGTGCCGGAGTCGGCCGACTGGTACAACTCCACCTATCTGATGGTCTGGGGTTCCAATATCCCCATGACCCGCACGCCGGACGCCCACTTCTACACCGAGGTGCGCTACAAGGGCACCAAGACGGTGGCGGTCTCCAGCGACTTTGGCGAAATGGCCAAGTTTGGCGATCTCTGGCTGGCGCCCAAACAAGGCACCGATGCCGCGCTGGCGCTGGCCATGGGCCACGTGGTGCTCAATGAATTCCACAAAACCGGCAAGTCTGACTACTTCACCCGCTACGGCAAGCAGTACACCGATTTCCCCATGCTGGTGACATTGCGGGAACAGGGCGAAGGCTATACGCCGGATTATTTCCTGCGCGCGTCCATGCTGCCAGACGATCTGGGTGAGGCGAAAAACCCGGACTGGAAAACCGTCCTGATCGACCAGAACACCGGCGCACTGGCCGTGCCCAACGGCACCATCGGCTCGCGCTGGCATGAAGAAGGCGACCGCAAGGGCAAGTGGAATCTGGAACTGAAAAACCTGGCCGATGGCGCCGGGCTTGATCCGCTGCTGAGCCTGAAAGACCGCGCCGACGACATCGTCAGCGTGGGTTTTGATTACTTTGGCGGCGACAAGGATGACCTCTTGTTCCGCAACGTGCCTGCCCGCCGGGTCACGCTCAAAGACGGCAGTACCGCGCTGGTCGCCACCGTGTATGACCTGATGCTGGCCAATTATGGCGTTGATAACGGCCACGGCGGCGGCAATGTCGCCACCTCTTACGCCGATGACATTGCCTACACGCCCAAATGGCAAGAACGCCATACCGGCGTGAAAGCAGCGGACGTCATTACCGTTGGCCGCGAGTTTGCGCAGAACGCCCACGACACCCATGGCAAGAGCATGGTGGTGGTCGGCGCGGCGCTGAACCACTGGTTCAACAACGACATGACCTATCGCGGCATCATCAACTTGCTGATGATGTGCGGCTGTGTCGGCCAGAGCGGTGGCGGCTGGGCGCATTACGTGGGCCAGGAAAAACTGCGCCCGCAACCGGGCTGGACACCGCTGGCATTTGGTCTGGATTGGCAACGGCCGGCCCGGCAAATGAACGGCACCAGTTTCTTTTACGCGCATACCAGCCAGTGGCGGCACGAGAAACTCTCTGTGGCCGAAATCCTTGGCCCCAAGGCCGGAGCAGGTCAGTACGACAATATGGCGCTGATTGATTTCAACGCCAAAGCCGAGCGCATGGGCTGGCTGCCCTCAGCCCCGCAACTGGAAACCAACCCGTTCGACATCACCCGCCAGGCTGATGCCGCCGGGGTTGATCCGGTGAAGTTTGCCGTAGAGGGCCTGAAAGCCGGCACGCTCAACATGAGCTGTGAAGACCCGGACAACCCGAAAAACTTCCCGCGCAATCTGTTTGTGTGGCGCTCCAACCTGCTGGGTTCGTCCGGCAAGGGTCATGAGTATTTCCTCAAATACCTGCTGGGTACGCAAAACGCGGTGTTCGATGACGAAACCACGTCGATCAAACCGGGCGAAGTGAAAGTGCGTCCGGCGGCAGAGGGCAAACTTGATCTGCTGACGGTGCTGGATTTCCGCATGTCTACCACCTGTCTGTACGGCGATATCGTGTTGCCGACCGCCACCTGGTATGAAAAAGATGACCTGAACACGTCTGACATGCACCCGTTCATTCACCCGCTGAGTGAAGCGGTGCAGCCCTTGTGGCAATCGAAGACCGACTGGGAAATCTACAAGGCCATCGCGAAGAAATTTACCGAGATCGCCGGCCCGTATCTGGGCGTGCAAAAAGACCTGGTGCTGACCCCGCTGATGCACGACAGCCCGGCCGAACTGGGCCAGCCGTTTGCGCCCAAAGACTGGAAGCACGGCGAGTGCGATCTGATCCCTGGCAAGACCGCGCCGAACATGACGGTAGTCGAGCGCGACTACCACCGCATCTACGAGAAATTCACCACCATCGGCCCGCTGTTGAAGAACGTGAACAACGGCGGCAAGGGCATTTTCTGGCAGACCGGGCATGAGATCGACGAACTGGCCGCGCTCAACGGCGTTGCAGCCAACGGCCAGCCCAGACTGGATACCGCCATTGATGCGGCGGAGATGATCCTGACCCTGGCGCCGGAAACCAATGGCCATGTGGCGGTGAAGTCCTGGACGGCGCTCTCTGCCGTGACCGGGCGCGATCACACGCATCTGGCCAATGGCCGCGAGCATGAAAAAATCCGCTTCCGCGACGTTCAGGCGCAACCGCGCAAGATCATCAGTTCGCCCACCTGGTCTGGCATTGAAAGCGAAGAAGTCAGCTACAACGCCGGTTACACCAATGTGCACGAGCTGATCCCCTGGCGCACGCTCACCGGCCGCCAGCAGTTCTACCAGGATCACCGCTGGATGCTCGATTTTGGCGAAGGCTTTTGCGTGTACAAGCCGCCAGTCGATCTGAAAACCGTTGCGCCCATGCTGGGCAAGGTGCCCAACGGCGAGCCGGAGATCGTGCTGAACTTCATCACGCCGCACCAGAAATGGGGCATTCACTCGACCTATTCCGACAACCTGCGCATGTTGACGCTCAGCCGCGGCGGCCCGCACGTATGGCTGTCTGAGGCCGATGCCAGAAAGGCCGGTATTGCCGACAACGACTGGATCGAAGTCTTCAACAGCAATGGCACGCTGACCGCCCGCGCGGTGGTGAGCCAGCGCGTGCCGGACGGCATGACCCTGATGTACCACGCCCAGGAAAAGATCGTGAACGTGCCGGGCGCGGAAACCAGCGGCAAGCGCGGCGGTATTCACAACTCGGTCACCCGTACGGTCACCAAGCCCACGCACATGATCGGCGGCTATGCGCAGCAAGCCTACGGCTTTAACTACTACGGCACCGTCGGCGCTAACCGTGATGAGTTTGTGATTGTCCGGAAGATGAAGCACGTGGACTGGATGGAAGCACCGCTTGAAGGAGACAAAAAATGA
- a CDS encoding phospholipase D family protein translates to MHWIARRWSLLLLISIVMAGCATRAPLAEFDRPASHALPADPGGPLGQSVTAAGIAHPDQSGFYLLVHGQEAFEARLALIQQARTSLDLQYYTALQDHTGTVILNALTAAARRGVRVRVLLDDLNLGHPDSMLAIMAVQPNFEVRVFNPLTTGDRSMFARAGALFADYDHLERRMHNKSLIADGVLAIVGGRNLADQYFDARPDMNFRDLDVLAAGQLPGKLETSFDHYWNSKESYPLQALESRPPTPEAINAWQTASNAPPPPTDNKEPAQMQIPDAASADALLATATSHLIWAHAWLAADNPDKVEADNASAPAMSKPGAGLFMAARRAQHEFIIMSAYFVPRDGGTQMLADLEQRGVAVKVLTNSLASTDVAAVHSAWRKYRKQLVASGVEVHEFRPVAGVHGAALSTGSSRASLHTKAYVVDRQILMIGSFNLDPRSVNLNTEQAVLIKSPELAEQVAHLYDLAATPKYSYLLELAPPHRPDDTAQSRQLRWVGQEDGQDKTWTSDPDAGLWRRMLSGVVTLFPADDEL, encoded by the coding sequence ATGCACTGGATCGCCCGCCGCTGGTCTTTGCTGTTACTGATCTCTATCGTGATGGCCGGGTGCGCCACGCGCGCGCCACTGGCCGAGTTTGATCGTCCTGCCAGTCACGCCCTGCCGGCCGATCCTGGCGGGCCATTGGGCCAGAGCGTGACGGCGGCCGGCATCGCGCATCCGGATCAATCCGGGTTCTATTTGCTGGTGCACGGCCAGGAGGCTTTTGAGGCGCGCCTGGCGCTGATCCAGCAAGCGCGCACCTCGCTTGATCTGCAGTACTACACCGCGCTGCAAGACCATACCGGGACAGTCATCCTGAACGCCCTGACCGCCGCCGCCCGCCGCGGCGTGCGCGTGCGCGTGCTGCTTGATGACCTCAATCTGGGCCACCCGGACAGCATGCTCGCCATCATGGCGGTGCAACCCAATTTTGAAGTGCGGGTGTTCAACCCGTTGACCACTGGCGATCGCTCCATGTTTGCGCGGGCCGGTGCGCTGTTTGCGGATTACGATCATCTGGAACGGCGCATGCACAACAAGTCATTGATTGCCGATGGCGTGCTGGCCATTGTTGGCGGCCGCAATCTGGCCGACCAGTACTTTGACGCGCGGCCCGACATGAATTTCCGGGATCTGGATGTACTGGCCGCCGGCCAGTTGCCCGGCAAGCTGGAAACCAGTTTTGACCACTACTGGAACAGCAAGGAAAGCTACCCGCTGCAGGCGCTGGAATCCCGGCCACCAACCCCGGAGGCGATCAACGCCTGGCAAACCGCCAGCAACGCCCCGCCGCCGCCCACCGACAACAAAGAACCGGCGCAAATGCAGATTCCGGATGCAGCCAGCGCCGATGCCTTGCTCGCCACCGCCACCAGTCACCTGATCTGGGCCCATGCCTGGCTGGCAGCAGACAACCCGGACAAGGTAGAAGCGGACAATGCCAGCGCACCGGCCATGAGCAAGCCGGGTGCCGGGCTGTTCATGGCGGCCCGGCGGGCGCAGCATGAGTTCATCATCATGTCGGCTTATTTTGTCCCGCGGGATGGCGGCACGCAGATGCTGGCAGACCTGGAACAGCGCGGCGTGGCGGTGAAAGTGCTGACCAACTCGCTGGCCTCGACCGACGTCGCCGCCGTGCATTCGGCCTGGCGCAAATACCGCAAGCAACTGGTCGCCAGCGGCGTGGAAGTGCACGAATTCCGCCCGGTGGCCGGGGTGCACGGTGCGGCGCTCTCCACCGGATCGTCCCGCGCCAGCCTGCACACCAAGGCCTATGTGGTAGACCGGCAGATTCTCATGATCGGCTCGTTCAACCTGGACCCGCGCTCGGTCAATCTCAATACCGAACAGGCCGTGCTGATCAAAAGCCCGGAACTGGCCGAACAGGTAGCGCATTTGTATGACCTGGCCGCCACGCCCAAATACAGTTACCTGCTGGAACTGGCCCCGCCGCACCGGCCCGATGACACCGCGCAAAGCCGCCAGTTGCGCTGGGTTGGCCAGGAAGACGGCCAGGACAAAACCTGGACCAGCGATCCTGACGCCGGCTTGTGGCGACGCATGCTCAGCGGCGTGGTCACCCTGTTCCCGGCCGATGACGAACTCTAG
- a CDS encoding NarK family nitrate/nitrite MFS transporter, with translation MSTSAVISRWEPENQAFWQQSGEQIAKRNLWISIPCLLLAFSVSIMWSIVVLKMPLIGFQYTKDQLFLLTALPMLSGATLRIFYSFMPSILGGRKWTTISTASLLIPAVWLGMAVQDPTTPYSVMLVIALLTGLGSGNFASSMANIAYFFPKSQKGYANGMNAGLGNLGVSVAQFVMPLVITGGMFAAFGGDAQTFTKDGVEHQIWLQNAAFIWVPFIIASSVAAWFGMNDLSSARASFSEQAVIFRRKDNWLMCWLYLGTFGSFIGFSSGFALLAKTQFPSMDVTSFVFIGPLIGALVRPMGGWVSDKMGGARVTAGIFAGMIVAVLAVLSFLPAQGQGGNFWGFFIAFQFLFVLAGIGNGSTYRMIPTIFLTCAQREAKEKGMAAAEAEHNGTRESAAAGGFISAIGAYGGFLIPQLFGFSMKTTGAAETALYVLLVFYVSCLLLTLWRYARKGAAMPC, from the coding sequence ATGTCAACGTCTGCTGTCATTTCCCGCTGGGAGCCTGAAAACCAGGCTTTCTGGCAACAATCGGGCGAGCAGATTGCCAAGCGCAATTTGTGGATTTCCATCCCCTGTCTGCTGCTCGCGTTTTCGGTCTCCATCATGTGGAGCATCGTGGTGCTGAAGATGCCGCTGATCGGCTTTCAGTACACCAAGGATCAATTGTTCCTGCTGACCGCGCTGCCCATGCTTTCGGGCGCTACGCTGCGCATTTTCTACAGCTTTATGCCGTCGATTCTGGGCGGCCGCAAATGGACCACCATTTCCACGGCGTCCTTGCTGATCCCGGCAGTCTGGCTGGGCATGGCCGTGCAAGACCCGACCACGCCGTACTCGGTGATGCTGGTGATTGCACTCCTGACCGGTCTGGGTAGCGGCAACTTTGCCAGCTCCATGGCCAATATTGCGTACTTCTTCCCCAAGAGTCAGAAAGGCTACGCCAATGGCATGAACGCCGGTCTGGGTAATCTGGGCGTGTCGGTGGCGCAGTTCGTGATGCCGCTGGTGATTACCGGCGGCATGTTCGCGGCCTTTGGTGGCGATGCGCAGACCTTTACCAAGGATGGCGTTGAACATCAGATCTGGCTGCAAAACGCGGCGTTTATCTGGGTGCCGTTCATTATTGCGTCCAGTGTGGCGGCCTGGTTCGGCATGAATGATCTCTCCAGCGCCCGTGCCTCGTTCTCTGAACAAGCCGTGATTTTCCGTCGCAAGGATAACTGGCTGATGTGCTGGCTGTATCTGGGCACGTTCGGCAGCTTTATCGGTTTTTCGTCCGGCTTTGCCTTGCTGGCCAAAACCCAGTTCCCGAGTATGGATGTCACCAGCTTTGTGTTCATTGGCCCGCTGATTGGCGCGCTGGTGCGGCCCATGGGCGGCTGGGTGTCCGACAAGATGGGTGGCGCCCGCGTCACCGCCGGTATCTTCGCCGGCATGATCGTGGCCGTGCTTGCGGTGCTGTCTTTCCTGCCCGCACAAGGGCAGGGCGGCAATTTCTGGGGCTTCTTCATCGCCTTCCAGTTCTTGTTTGTGCTGGCCGGTATTGGTAACGGTTCCACCTACCGCATGATCCCGACCATTTTCCTGACTTGCGCCCAGCGCGAGGCAAAGGAAAAAGGCATGGCTGCCGCTGAGGCTGAACATAACGGCACGCGTGAATCTGCTGCGGCCGGTGGCTTTATCAGTGCGATCGGCGCTTATGGCGGCTTTTTGATCCCGCAACTGTTTGGTTTCTCCATGAAAACCACGGGTGCGGCAGAAACGGCGTTGTATGTGCTGCTGGTGTTCTATGTCAGTTGCCTGCTGCTGACGCTGTGGCGCTACGCCCGCAAGGGTGCTGCCATGCCGTGCTGA
- a CDS encoding molybdopterin-dependent oxidoreductase, translating to MDKRAFLTAGAALVAGVATPALARKKEKAAPAPEPAAPAPTLLTVSGAITRSNRGPLDPVFDQLLKKQNVHFNSAWTLTFADLLKMPAVEVSATLEYDGKPHLLKGPYLAQLLATAGAPTRDGTKVLLRAIDGYAAGVSLGDLRKYRYIVATHIDGKPIPLGGLGPLWAVYSPDSFPEMTAKPLPDRYASCPWGLYHIEVLTG from the coding sequence ATGGACAAGAGAGCGTTTCTGACTGCTGGCGCGGCACTGGTTGCGGGTGTCGCCACCCCGGCGCTGGCCCGCAAAAAAGAAAAAGCCGCCCCTGCCCCCGAACCCGCCGCACCTGCCCCGACCCTGCTGACAGTCTCTGGCGCCATTACCCGCAGCAATCGCGGCCCGCTGGACCCGGTGTTTGATCAGCTACTGAAAAAACAGAACGTGCATTTCAACTCGGCCTGGACCCTGACCTTTGCCGACCTGCTGAAAATGCCGGCGGTAGAAGTCAGCGCCACGCTGGAATACGACGGCAAACCGCACCTGCTCAAAGGGCCGTATCTGGCGCAATTGCTAGCTACGGCCGGCGCCCCCACCCGTGACGGCACCAAAGTGCTGCTGCGCGCGATTGACGGCTACGCCGCGGGCGTCTCGCTGGGTGACCTGCGCAAGTACCGCTATATCGTCGCCACCCACATCGACGGCAAGCCGATTCCGCTGGGTGGCCTCGGCCCGCTCTGGGCGGTGTACTCCCCCGACAGTTTTCCGGAAATGACCGCCAAGCCGCTGCCTGACCGCTACGCTTCGTGCCCGTGGGGCCTGTATCACATTGAAGTGCTGACGGGCTGA
- a CDS encoding aldo/keto reductase family oxidoreductase: MTDASRAGTFTLGSRTVNRMGYGAMQLAGPQVFGPPKDRAAALAVLRTAIESGINHIDTSNFYGPHVTNQIIREALHPYADNLTIVTKVGASRGADGAWNVANSPAELEAAVHDNLRNLGLDVLDVVNLRLMFSVHGPAAGDVEPQLTALAELQARGLIRHIGLSNVLPEQVAQGRAIAEIVCVQNMYNLAQRRDDALIDSLAAEGIAYVPFFPLGGFSPLQADALSHAAEQCGATPMQVALAWLLQRSPNILLIPGTSSVAHLQQNIASLAVQLPPQMLAALDQIGAGNVPA, encoded by the coding sequence ATGACTGATGCAAGCCGCGCCGGCACATTTACCCTGGGCAGCCGTACCGTGAACCGTATGGGCTATGGCGCCATGCAACTGGCTGGCCCGCAGGTTTTCGGCCCGCCGAAGGATCGCGCCGCCGCACTGGCCGTTTTGCGCACCGCAATCGAAAGCGGCATTAACCATATTGATACCAGCAACTTCTACGGCCCGCACGTCACCAACCAGATCATCCGCGAAGCGTTGCACCCGTATGCCGATAACCTGACCATTGTCACCAAGGTGGGTGCCAGCCGCGGGGCAGATGGGGCGTGGAATGTGGCCAACTCCCCGGCCGAGCTGGAAGCCGCCGTGCACGACAACCTGCGCAATCTGGGGCTGGATGTGCTCGACGTGGTCAATTTGCGCTTGATGTTCAGCGTTCACGGCCCCGCTGCGGGCGACGTGGAGCCGCAACTGACGGCACTGGCCGAACTGCAGGCGCGCGGGCTGATCCGGCATATCGGCCTTAGCAACGTGTTGCCGGAGCAAGTGGCGCAAGGGCGCGCGATCGCCGAGATTGTGTGCGTGCAGAACATGTACAACCTGGCGCAACGGCGTGATGACGCGCTGATCGACAGCCTGGCGGCCGAGGGCATTGCGTACGTGCCGTTCTTCCCGCTGGGCGGGTTCTCGCCTTTGCAGGCCGATGCGCTCAGCCACGCTGCCGAGCAATGTGGCGCCACGCCCATGCAGGTGGCGTTGGCCTGGTTGTTGCAGCGCTCGCCCAATATTCTGCTGATTCCGGGGACGTCATCCGTGGCGCATTTGCAGCAGAATATCGCCAGCCTGGCGGTACAACTGCCGCCGCAGATGCTGGCGGCGCTGGATCAGATTGGCGCGGGCAACGTACCCGCCTGA
- a CDS encoding TetR/AcrR family transcriptional regulator: MRTDSLPTLDARKRPRQARSQATVDTIFEATIQVLLAEGLPRLTTIRVAERAGVSVGTLYQYYPQKQALLFAVLQRHLEQVARTVDEAALSMHGATLAQMVRTIVTAFVKIKTQNLAESRALYAVATELDSREYVQSIKQRNRAALEAMLRTASDARFADISTVTFMFAGVMIGPIQVLLEGEPTPEMLKLLPEQLVSVCLGYLEREALRPA, translated from the coding sequence ATGCGCACAGACTCCCTCCCCACACTCGACGCCCGCAAACGGCCACGCCAGGCCCGATCGCAAGCCACCGTCGATACCATTTTCGAAGCCACTATTCAGGTTTTGCTGGCAGAAGGGCTGCCACGCCTGACTACCATCCGCGTGGCCGAGCGCGCTGGTGTCTCGGTCGGCACGCTATACCAGTACTACCCGCAAAAGCAGGCGCTGCTGTTTGCCGTGCTGCAACGGCACCTGGAACAGGTCGCCCGCACGGTAGATGAAGCCGCGTTGTCCATGCACGGCGCCACGCTGGCGCAGATGGTCAGAACCATCGTCACCGCGTTTGTGAAAATCAAAACGCAGAACCTGGCCGAATCCCGCGCGCTGTACGCCGTGGCCACTGAACTTGACTCACGCGAGTACGTGCAGAGCATCAAACAACGCAACCGCGCCGCGCTGGAAGCCATGCTCAGGACGGCCTCCGACGCGCGGTTTGCTGATATCAGCACCGTCACCTTCATGTTTGCCGGCGTGATGATCGGCCCGATCCAGGTTTTGCTGGAAGGCGAACCCACCCCGGAAATGCTCAAGCTCTTGCCGGAGCAACTGGTGTCGGTGTGTCTGGGGTATCTGGAACGCGAAGCCCTGCGCCCGGCCTGA
- a CDS encoding helix-turn-helix domain-containing protein, with protein MFMEAKDVAQLLCISVKTLDKIIGQHEGPPFLRVGRIRRWRREDVLEWIEQQTRQHGKQSKAMNGN; from the coding sequence ATGTTCATGGAAGCCAAAGATGTGGCGCAGCTGCTCTGCATCAGCGTAAAAACGCTCGATAAAATTATTGGCCAGCACGAAGGCCCGCCGTTCCTGCGTGTCGGCCGCATTCGGCGCTGGCGGCGCGAGGACGTTCTTGAGTGGATTGAACAGCAAACCCGACAACACGGAAAACAATCAAAGGCAATGAATGGCAATTGA
- a CDS encoding VOC family protein translates to MDTIQNPFCWTEIAVADMERAVRFYEAVFNTHLKRERFGDSDQAIFPHAEDQPGGALFKAAHMQPGASGTRAYLNVGTEKLDTVLGRVERAGGKMDFPVVFLGDCIGYIAGMVDSEGNRVGLFSHAG, encoded by the coding sequence ATGGACACCATTCAAAATCCGTTCTGCTGGACTGAAATTGCTGTTGCCGACATGGAGCGTGCCGTGCGTTTTTACGAAGCCGTGTTCAACACCCATCTCAAGCGTGAACGCTTTGGCGACTCTGACCAGGCCATTTTCCCGCATGCCGAAGACCAGCCGGGCGGTGCGCTGTTCAAGGCGGCGCACATGCAGCCGGGCGCCAGCGGCACACGCGCTTATCTGAACGTGGGCACGGAAAAGCTCGACACCGTGCTGGGCCGGGTGGAACGCGCGGGCGGCAAGATGGATTTCCCGGTGGTGTTTCTGGGCGATTGCATTGGTTACATTGCCGGCATGGTTGATTCAGAAGGCAACCGCGTTGGCCTTTTCTCTCACGCGGGTTAA
- a CDS encoding helix-turn-helix transcriptional regulator: MRRADRLFQIVQFLRGRRLTTARWLAEKLEVSERTIYRDIQDLMASGVPIDGEAGMGYVLHKTYDMPPLMFDQEEIEAVTIGLRMVRSWGGNRLERAAIRAQAKINGALPLDLRRRFGRVSLYSPGWTKPFSGEFFDLIHAAIGTNQVLQMDYCRLDSEESEQRHIWPLGLFFWGAKWTLVAWCEKRVDFRTFRLDRITALQPADRAFIPHRERDLDAYFKSAGVPADVDE; this comes from the coding sequence ATGCGCCGCGCAGACAGACTCTTCCAGATTGTGCAGTTCCTGCGCGGCCGGCGGCTGACCACCGCACGCTGGCTGGCAGAGAAACTGGAAGTCTCGGAGCGCACAATCTATCGCGATATCCAGGATTTGATGGCCTCTGGCGTGCCTATTGATGGCGAGGCCGGCATGGGCTACGTGCTGCATAAAACGTACGACATGCCGCCCTTGATGTTTGATCAGGAAGAAATCGAAGCCGTCACCATCGGCCTGCGGATGGTGCGCTCCTGGGGCGGCAACCGGCTGGAACGCGCCGCCATCCGCGCCCAGGCCAAGATCAACGGCGCCCTGCCACTGGATTTGCGCCGCCGCTTTGGCCGGGTGTCTTTGTATTCGCCGGGCTGGACCAAACCGTTTTCGGGTGAGTTCTTTGATCTGATCCACGCCGCGATCGGCACCAACCAGGTGCTGCAGATGGATTACTGCCGGCTCGATAGCGAGGAAAGCGAACAGCGCCATATCTGGCCACTGGGCCTGTTCTTCTGGGGTGCCAAGTGGACGCTGGTGGCCTGGTGTGAAAAGCGGGTGGATTTCCGCACATTCCGGCTGGACCGGATTACCGCCTTGCAGCCGGCGGACCGGGCGTTCATCCCGCACCGGGAACGCGATCTGGATGCGTATTTCAAGTCTGCGGGCGTGCCGGCGGATGTGGATGAGTGA